The window CGACTCATTTCAGATTTTTGTTCACAATTATGAAGTGATTTGTACCAAAATATGAAAACGTTTTATCAAGCCTTCGGTGAAACGAGAAACAGTGTGTCACTTTCGCAGATCTCCTTCCGGTGGTCGGTGCGGAACAAGAGACAGAGAACCTTTCAGGTCTTTCCACTGATCCCAATAAAGACATTTTTGTGGTTCGGGAAAATGGAACAACGTGCCTGATGGCGGAGTTTGCAGCAAAATTTATTGTCGCCTACGATGCACGGGCCAGTAACTACGTAGATGTAAGCAACTTATTCAGACCTTCGATAACTTCCTGATTGAAATAAGTTCGAGGAAAAAAATGTCATTATTTATTACCGGACATAATCTACATTGAAACAATAAGTTGAGAGATAATTggttttataaattgaattgatTCGATTGACCTAATTCATCATCACATTCCATTGACACCCAATGTGTATCATTTGTCTTGTAATGTAAATGTTTGACCTTTCATTTGGGTCTCAGCTCATTACAGAACAAGCTGACATTTCAATTCCACGAAGCGCAAAAGTTAGAGGAAAATGCGGGCGTAACGAGTCTGAACTGCAGATTTCCTGGGCTGACGGAGCATACAGTTTTAAACTCTACTTTGTGCAGGTAAAAGAAATCCCAGTGAATTGAATCGGAAAGTCTCCTTTCTCAAACATTTAAATGGTTTATAGAGAGAACGTCTATTCTATGAGTAGCATAAGGATTCTGGCACAAGTTGAAACTTCTCAGATAATTAGTGGAAACACAGCTCGTTAAAACTTAAACAACATTATAAACCTAAACCTCTCCATccaccaacaccaccccccctccccccccccgcactCAGATCCTGGTCGATCCACCGCGTTCCTCCAGCAGTTAGATTTTTGGGTCaatttgtaaatatttgaaaaaaacccGATGATACAAAACATATACAGAATCCAGTAaccatacaatttttaaaaaatccaatatTGTTGATTTTGTTTCAAAATTGTCATAGGCAATAATGTGGCAGCATCCATGTATTTCTTATAGGAGGTGCGCAACATATCTACAAGGCAAGAACACTTCTGGAAAGTCAGTAAGGTTCAGTTCGTTTATGATTTATCTGAATCCACCCACTTTAAAGATGCAGCCAACCGTAAGTTATCTCATTATATCATCACCTGACCTACACGATTTACAATGACTTGCTTGAACGTTGAATAATGCTACATATTTTTGTTAAGAGCTGTGGGACGGTTACTTTTAAGGTCAATCGTGCTTTGTGCCAGGATTAATTCCCACCAACCAGTAACGCTCTTCGTTCACCGCTAAGTGCAAGTCTCATGTATTAAATAATTCATTCAATATATTACATGTCAAAAGCGTGCGATATAATTCAATAAAATTCAGTGCCATTCCTGAACACGTTTGTGAAAATAACCACAATGGTTCAAGGCAAATAAGGCCAGAATAATCATACACAAAAAGGTATGTGGCATAACATAtcgaataaaaaaaaataaagccgTACCTTTGTAAAAAAAACCGTTCAAAATTGGGCATTGGTAACAGCTGGGGTGAAATTCTTTATATTTCACTAATGTAAAATCCAGTCGAGAATAAAACATTGGTTTGATTCAAACCAATAAGGAATGTTGTGGGAGAAAGGTAAAACTGCAGCTGCTGTAATCTTCAGCAAATAAGGAAAAGCTTGGGAGGACTCAATGGATCAGACaggatccatggagagaaatggtctgcCAACCTTTAGGGTTGGGCTGAGGACTGTATCTGCTGGAAATGTGGGGGAGTGGGGTATAGAAATGGTTTGTTATAGGGAGTTCTTGCTTGGACCAACAGAGAGAGCACAGGTGTTGGACCAAGCAGTTACTCAATGGTATCACccatgcagaggagaccacactgagtccatcaaatgcagtagattaggttggacaaTATGCATGGAAAGCTCTGcctcacttgaaaggtctgtttgtgaCCCTGGCTAAAGCTGAGGGACAGGTTTAGAACTTTCTGTGTTCACAATGGAGCACACctaagggggtggaagatgggtggggaggggagagggcactAGATGTTTATCTCTGCAAAAAGCAGAGGAAGCGGTGGAtgctggtgggatcacattgaagTTAGTGGCAGTGTtggaagataatgtgttggatgcaaaggTTGGTGGAGTGGATCATGGGGACCAGAGGGACTTGTGGAGTGGCATGCcacatcctgggaacagatgcggtgaatgCAGAGGAATTGGGAGAAAGGGACAAGATGGGAAGAGACATAATGTGAGAGTCGGTTGAGTTGTAATCATTGTCCATGGATAGTTTGTCTCCTGGGCTGAAGATAAAGAGGTCAAGGAAGGGGAGAAAGGTGTTAAAAACAGTCCAGGTAAGTTTAAGGCTAGGGTGGCAGTGAAATTACAGAAATTATCAAGTTATCCAGGGGGACAAGAGGTAGCATCAATGGAAACATCAATATAGCAGAGAAAGAGCTGGGAAATGGGCTTAGAAGAgtaggctgaaagatggcagatggagttaatgCTGAAAAGTGTGAAgtacttcattttggaaggaataatcaaaacaggacatacatagtaaatgggagggcattgaaaaatgcagtggagcagaaagatctaggaataatggttaatcgttccctgaaggtagaatttcatgtggatagggtggtgaagaaggcttttagaatgctggcctttataaatcaaagcatagtatacaggagttgggaggtgatgttgagactgttcaagagattggggaggccaaatttggaatactgtgtgcagttctggtcaccaaattataggaaggatatcaacaaggtagagagagtgcagagaagagttaagaaaatgttacctgggtttcagaatctagattacaaagaaaaattgagcagattaggtctttattctttggttgaggagggatttgatagaggtatttaagattatgagggggatagacagagttgatgtggataggctttccCTTTGAGGATAGGAGTGATTGAAACAAGGGGAcacgagttaagagttaagggccaaaagtttagaaataacatgaaggggaacttcttcagtcaGAGTAGTGGCTGTAGGattgagcttctgggagaagtagtgggggCAGGgttcattttgtcatttaaggaaaaattggataggtatatggatgggaggggaatagagggttatgggcaaggtacaggtaggtgggactagaggagagtacttggtttggcatggactagaaggaccgagagagcctgtttccatgctgtaattgttatatggttaactgaGTAGGATAGGAGCAAAGATGGTTCTACATCCCAAACCAAAAGCCAGGTGTGGTTGTTGCCCATATGTGTGCGACAAATGGAATTTGAAGAAGTTGTTAAGGATAACGACAAGTTCCTCAATAATATCAATGCATTAACATAGTTTATATACCACATTACACACCTAATCATAAAGGCATGCTAATATCTAACAAGAATCATTGAAATATTGTGCAAGTTAAACACACACGTGCATTTATATCAATACTGGACGATTTAACTACATATCTTCCCTCTCATTTATAAGACTTGAAGCTGGGTTTTAACTGTAAACAtccactgtccatttccctcatgGATGCCGTctgatccattgagttcctccagcaattagtTTTTTTGTGTGTGAGATTATTTAAAAATTTGGGGATGGCATCATCTCGGCCACATTTTAATCACATCCATTTCTTCTAATAAAATATTAGCAAggatttgtttcctttttttccctgCAGTTGGGAGGCACACAGCTACTTCTCGCCACCTTTCTCTCTTTGTGACCCCGCTTGGTAAATCGTACAAGTGCGAGGCTCAGGAAACCATTTCCCTCATCTCCAGTGATCATCAGAAAGTGGTTGCCattcttttatttcaaatccaCATCCAGCCGTTCAGCATCAAGCGCGACTTCATATTTAGCGAAGGTAAAGATTGTTCAGCGAACAAAACTACAGCGTCAGTAGCCCCTATCCGTTTCAAACATTTATCTCTCTCCCATATCCCATTCTGGAGAAAATGGCTCATATTATTGTACTGGAAAAGCAAATTAAGAGTTTAAACATATATACATCATGTTAAAGCAAATTGGAAGTAACAAAACAAAAGGTGTCTTCAAATCTTTAATTTTTCTGAGTCTGCATTTAATGCTGCCTTTCATTTTTCCCCCAGCTTCTGCTTGCATTGTGGACCAACAGGAAGAGTTAGAGGAGACTCTCCCCCTAATACTGGGACTGACATTGGGACTCATCATCGTGGTAATTTTATCGGTCTATCACATTCACCATAAACTCACAGCTACCAGCCAAATTCAGATACCTAGCGACCAATCTGAGTACAAGCACATGTGAAGAGCT of the Narcine bancroftii isolate sNarBan1 chromosome 4, sNarBan1.hap1, whole genome shotgun sequence genome contains:
- the lamp5 gene encoding lysosome-associated membrane glycoprotein 5 is translated as METGRKHHFTPALHVLAFILNLLPVVGAEQETENLSGLSTDPNKDIFVVRENGTTCLMAEFAAKFIVAYDARASNYVDLITEQADISIPRSAKVRGKCGRNESELQISWADGAYSFKLYFVQEVRNISTRQEHFWKVSKVQFVYDLSESTHFKDAANLGRHTATSRHLSLFVTPLGKSYKCEAQETISLISSDHQKVVAILLFQIHIQPFSIKRDFIFSEASACIVDQQEELEETLPLILGLTLGLIIVVILSVYHIHHKLTATSQIQIPSDQSEYKHM